DNA from Thioclava sp. GXIMD2076:
GGCCGAGCAGTTCTGGAAGGTCGCCTCGCAGAATATCGACAAGCTATCGGATCTGGCAGGCTGGGCGGATCTGTGCCTCAACGGGGCCGAGCCGCTGATCGACGAGGAAGATCGTGCCTTTGTGACCGAGGCTCTGGCGATCCTGCCGGAGGCTCCATTCACCGAGACGACGTGGAAGGACTGGACAACGGCGGTGAAGGCGCAGTCGGGCCGCAAGGGCAAGGGGTTGTTCATGCCGCTGCGCAAGGCTGTGACCGGAATGGAGCACGGCCCCGATATGGGCGAGCTGATGCCGCTTCTGCACAAGGTGCGTGCCCGCGCCTGAGCGAAGCCTCTGACAAGACGATGGAAGGGTGCCTGAAAGGGCGCCCTTTTTTCATGTGCGGGGCAGGGGAAGGCCCCCATGTTTCCGTAGGGGCACGGAAAAGTGAAGCGCACAGGGAGGCGCGGATAAGAGCGCGTGGAACAATTTTCGCGCAAGACAGGGGCGGGTTGCGGATTCGTCACAGCGAATCGGCAAGCTTTTGAACTACCGTAAAAATTCGATTCGGTGGTTGCGAATCCCCCTCGAGTCAGGCGATGCAGGAGGCCGTGAAACATTTCTGGGAAGGTCTGCGGGATGTTATCCACAGGCTTATGACCGGATTCGTCCATATCTGTGGTGGGGACATTTTTTTATCCCCAGATATCGTGTTCGGATCTAGAGTTATCCACGAGTAACACGTTTACACCCTGTTTCACACAAGTCACGATATCTGGTATGAACTAGGAACGGATCCGCCGTCCCTAGTATGCATGACAACCCGTTGCGGTTCATCGCAGGGGAATGAACAAGAGCAGAAGGACCAGAGATATGGCACTCAGCGACGATTATATCGGCGACGACGCCCACCCGATCGATGTGGTCGAGGATCTGGCCGAAGCCCATGCGTGGGAATTCAACCGCGTAACCGATGACCAGATCGCGATGGTGGTGGAAGGGCAGTGGCGCAGCTATTCGCTGACGCTTGCATGGTCCGATCAGGACGAGGTGCTGCGCCTGATCATGACCTTCGAGATGGATCCGCCTGCCGAGCGCCTGCCGGTGCTCTATGACATGATGAACCGCGCCAATGATCAGGTTTGGTCGGGCAGCTTCGTCTACTGGCCCGAGCAGCGTCTGATGGCATGGCGCTATGGTCTGGTGCTGGCCGGTGGCCAATGCGCCTCGATCCAGCAGCTCGACGAGATGATCGGCACCGCATTGATGTCGGCCGAGCGGTTCTATCCGGCCTTCCAGCTGGGCTGCTGGGGCAATCGCACGGCGGCAGATGCCATTCAGGTCGCCATTGCAGAGGCTTACGGTCGCGCCTAAGCTGCGCCCCGCAAAAGAAGGGGTGCAGAATGGATTTTTCCGATATTTCCGAACGTGGTCTGGTTCTGCTGGGCTGCGGTAAGATGGGCTCGGCGATGCTGGCGGGCTGGCTGAAGGGCGGCCTTGATCCGAAATCGGTGACCGTCATTGCCCCGCGTCCCTCCGATTGGGTCCGTTCGACCGGTGTGCGCATCAACGAGGATCTGCCTGCGTCTCCCGCGGTCGTGCTGCTGGCCGTAAAGCCGCAGAAGATGGGCGAGGCCCTGCCGCAGTTGGCGGCCCTTGGCAATGGCGCGACGCTGTTCCTGTCGGTTGCGGCGGGACTGACGCTCGCGAAATACGAGGGAATCCTCGGAGCGCAGACCCCGATCGTGCGCGCCATGCCCAACACACCCTCGGCCATCGGGCGCGGGATCACCGCGATCATCGGCAATGCGCCGGTCAGCGACGCGCAGATGGATCAGGCCGAAGGGCTGTTGCAGGCCATCGGGCAGGTGGTGCGCCTTGACGCCGAGGACCAGATGGATGCGGTCACCGCCGTGTCCGGCTCGGGTCCGGCCTATGTCTTCCATCTGATCGAGACGCTGGCCGCGGCCGGTGTGGCTCAAGGGCTGCCCGAGGATCTGGCGATGAAGCTTGCCAAGGCGACTGTGGGGGGGGCGGGGCAGCTCGCCGAGGATGCGCCCGAGGATCCGTCGCAGCTGCGGGTCAATGTGACCTCGCCGGGCGGGACCACGGCAGCGGCTCTGGCCGTCCTGATGGACGAAACCTCCGGGTTTCCCGCGCTTCTGGAGCGCGCGGTGAAAGCTGCGGCGGATCGCGGGCGGGAGTTGGGCGCGTGAGCGTGACATTCGAGGATTTCCTGAAGCTCGATATCCGTGTCGGGCGCATCACCCGCGCGGACCCTTTCCCCGAGGCGCGAAAGCCTGCGATCAAGCTCTGGATCGATTTCGGTGGCGAGATTGGCGAGAAACGGTCCTCGGCGCAGATCACCACACATTACGCGCCCGAGACGCTGGTCGGAAAACAGGTTATGGCGGTGGTGAATTTCCCGCCGCGCCAGATTGGTCCAGTCATGTCGGAGGTGCTGGTGCTGGGTGTGCCTGATGAAGAGGGCGGGATTGTCCTGATCGGGCCGGATCAGGATGTGCCCGAGGGGGGCCGCCTGCACTGACACTCCCAGTCAGGTGAACCATTCGACAAGGGGGTGTGCGCGCGCCGCGAAGCGGCGCGCCCGGGGCGCGCAGGCGCGGCTTCGCCGCGCTCGCGCGCAATCTCTCGGACAGGTGCGGGATTATTGCCCCATTGCCTCGCGCCAGTGCCTGCGGCAAAGCGAGACATAGGTTTCGTTGCCGCCCACCTGCACCTGATCGCCGCCGCGCAGCGCCTGTCCGTCAGGCCCCATCCGCACCACCATCGTGGCCTTGCGCCCGCAATGGCAGATGGTGCGCACCTCGCGCATGTCATCGGCCAGCGCCAGCAGCGCCGCCGAACCGGGGAAAAGCTCGCCCATGAAATCGACGCGCAGCCCGTAGCACATGACCGGAATGCCGAGGTCATCGCAGGCCCGCGCCAGAGCCCAGACCTGTTCGCGGGTCAGGAATTGGGCCTCGTCGATGAAGACGCAGGCACAGGGACCTTGGGCAAGGCGGTCCTCGATCATCGCGAACATGTCGGTTTCGGGCGTGAAGCAGAGCGCATCGGCACCGATGCCGATCCGGCTGCCGATCCGGCCTGTCCCTGCGCGTGTGTCGAGCTGGGCCGTGACCAGAAGCGTCTGCATCCCGCGTTCGACATAGTTGTGGGAGGCCTGCAGCAGCAATGTGCTCTTGCCGGCATTCATGGTGGAATAATGGAAGTAAAGCTTGGCCATAGGCGGGGGATAGCTGTGCTGCGGGAGTTGAGCAAGAGCCTTGCAGCCCTCTTGGTGCGGGGAATTCGGCGGATGACTGCGCCGGGGGCGCGGGGGCGGTGGCAAGGCGGCATCGAGCCCCCTTGCCACCGCCACATCCCCTGCGGGGCTGTGAAGCCCAAGGCCGGCGTTCAGGCGCGGTCGGCGGTGTCGAGCCAGATCGTGATCGGGCCGTCATTGGTCAGGCTGACGGCCATATCGGCGGCAAAGATCCCGTTTTCCACAGGCAGATCCAGCTTGCGAAGCGCTTCGCTGAAATACTCGTAGAGATGTTTGCCGGTCTCGGGGGCGGCGGCGCTGGAAAATCCGGGCCTGTTGCCGGTGCGGGTATCGGCGGCCAGAGTGAACTGGCTGACCACAAGGCAGGCCCCGCCCACATCGCTGACCGAGCGGTTCATCTTGCCCGCCTCGTCCTTGAAGATGCGCAGCTTGGACACGCGGGCCGCGAGCTTCTCGGCCTGCACTTCGGTATCTCCATCCATCGCGCAAACAAGCACCAGAAGGCCGCGCCCGATCTCGCCAGTGATCTGGCCGTCCACTTCGACCTTGGCGGAGGTGACACGTTGGAGGAGTGCGCGCATGACGATGCCTTTCTGAGGGTTTTTCGGCAGCATAGCCACTCTGGCGCTGCCGTGCAGGCATTCTACGTCACTGTCGGGCGGAATACGACCTAGCGGGCGATGTAGAAGAGCACCCCCGCCACCAGCGCGGCCAGGAGGGCGGCTAGCGCGATCTTCCATACCGACCATGGCCTGTCGCCGGATACGACCCCTGTCTGGCCATTGACGATGAACCGGTAGCTCCGGCCCTGAAACCGGTAGGCGGCGGACCAGATCGGCAGCAGGATATGTTTGAAGGTCTCGTCATGGAATTGCGGATCCATCGCGCCAAGGCGCTGGGTATCGCCGCCGATATCGCGGCGGATATCGCTCTGGATCACCTGCAGCATCTTGGCCTGTGCCTGATGATGGGCCTCGGGGATCTCGACCGTATAGCTCTCGGCCGAGAAGCCTGCCAGAAAGCTCCCGTCATAGGCAGCCACCCGCGAGAGGTTCCACGGGTGCAGGCGCCCCACATGGTCATCGGGCAGCGAGCGGGCGGCATAGACCAGCACATCGTCGAAATCGCGCGCCACCTGCCCTGTAACGGGGGTCCAGCGGATACGGCGTTCCTGCTCTTCGCGCCGCACGGTCTGGCCGTTCTCGTTGACCGTGACCAGCCGTGTCTCGTAGTAATAATCGCCGCGCTGGCCGGAATAGCGGGTGCGCGAGCGCGCATCAAAGGTCCAGAATGGCGCATAGACGCCGGTCATGCGTCGCCCCTTGCGGGCAAACTCGGCAAGCCCGTTGGGGGCGAACCAGCGGCCCTTGAGCCATTTTGTCAGCGCCGCGCGGGCCTCGGTCTCGGTCACCGTAAAGGGCAGCACGCCTTGCGGCGCAAACTGGCGGGCCCCGCCCGCCTCGGCCACGATCGGGGTGGCACAGAACGGGCATTCCGTGGCCTGCTGGTCCGGTCCCAGCTCGATTTGGGCCGAGCAGTTGGGGCAGGACAGATGGCGCTGACCTATGCTCTCGGTCTCCGGCAGACCCTGCACAAGCACCGGCGCAAGCGGCAGCTCGCGCAGCCCGCTCTCTCCGCGATGGGTGATGGCGGGAATGTCCTGCATATGGCCGCAATGGTCGCAGACCATCCGCGTCTCGCCCGGATTGAAGCGCAGATCGGCGCCGCAGGCTTCGCAGGGGTAGACGCTTGGCGTGTCGCGGCGCACGGCACGGGGGACTTGGGGGAGCTTCATGGCGGCGGGCCTCGTTCGGGGTGCGGTTACGCGCCCGGCGGCGGTGGCGGTTGGATGGTGAAGAGCTGCGCCAGTTCGGGGATCTCCTCGGCGGCGAGCCAGCCTGATTGTCCCGGCGCCCAGACAAGCGAGGCGCGGGTGAACTGCCCCTCCGCTTTCATCTGCGCCAGCTGCCCGCGCCCGAACGGCCCGAGCGTCTGGCCGTTCACCGCCATGTGCCAGACCTTCTCGACAGCCGGCGGGGGCGGAGGAGGCGGTGCGGCGGTGCCTTGGGGCGCGGGGGCTTGCCCCGGGGCAACGCCTTGCGGAGCCATCTGGCCCCAAGGGCCCGCCTGCGGGGCGGTATGTGCGGGTTGACCCCATGGCCCCCCCATCTGCTGGCCCATCGCCATGCCCATCCCCGCACCGAGCCCTGCCCCCATGGCAGCCCCCATACCGGCGGATGCTCCCGATCCGGGTTGGCCCATGGCTTCTGCGGCATTGAACTGCATGTAACGGTTGAGATCGCCCACGATCCCCATCGAGGTCCGTTTGTCGAGCACTGTCTCCACCTCGGAGGGCAGCGAGATGTTCTCGATATAGAATTCGGGCAGGCCCAGCCCGTATTCGGCAATCGTCGGTGCGATGGCCTCGGCCACCAGCTTGCCCAGATCGGCCGTATTGGCTGCCATGTCGAGCACGGGGATATTCGCGCCGGCCAGCGCGCGCGAGAATTCCTGCACGATAATATTGCGCAGCTGGTAGCTCACCTCATCGGCGGTAAACTCGCCGTCGGTGCCCACGATCTCGGTGATGAACTTGGCCGGATCGGTGACCCGCGCCGCATAGGTGCCGAAGGCCCGCAGCCGCACGGGGCCGAATTCGGGATCGCGGGTGATCACCGGATTCTTGGTGCCCCATTTGAGATCGGTGAAGCGCGTCGTGTTGACGAAATAGATCTCGGACTGGAAGGGCGATTTGAAGCCATGATCCCAGTGTTGCAGCGTCGTCAGGATCGGCATGTTGTTGGTTTCGAGGAGATAGAGGCCGGGGGTGAAGACATCGGCCAGCTGCCCCTCATGCACGAAGACGGCGGCCTGTCCCTCGCGAACGGTCAGTTTCGCGCCGTATTTGATGGCATGTCCCTGCCGCTCGAAGCGCCAGACCATCGTATCGCGGGTGTCATCCACCCAAGAGATAACATCGATGAATTCTCCGCTGAGAAAGTCGAGAATACCCATGATCCGGTCTCCGCTTGTCGGTTTGGGGGAGGGCGCGCAGGCCCTCGTTCAGTCGTTCGGCATCAGCTCCGCGGCGACCTGCCGGATCACCGGCATGGCCTCGTCTTCCGACATGCCCGGACGCAGGCGCGGATCGTAGAGCATCTTCAGCATCAGCTCGTCCTGACGGGTCAGGCGGGCGAATTCCTCGTCATCATTGAAGATCGAGGGGCGCGCGCGGGGATAGTCATTGGCCAGCCCGAGACCCTGCGCCAGCTCCTCGTCATAGCAACTTTCGCGCATCGCATCGGGATGCTCGCCACGGATGATCGCGACCGCGCGCGAATAGTCCGAGCGGTCGCCCTCGGAAAAGGCAAACACCACGCAGAAGGTCGTGGTGGGCAGGTTGGTGATCGCATGGATCGAGCTCTCGTCGATGCCGGGCACCATTTTGCGCAACAGGTCCTGCGATTTCTCGCGCTCGTCCTCGTTCAGCACAAGGATCGAGAAATTACCGTTATCGGGAACAAGGCTGACCGGATGGCCGCTGGCACTGGCCAGTTTGCCGGCATAGGCGCGCACGGTGGCGGTGTCCTTGAGGCGTTCTTCTTCGGGGATCGAGGCCCCGAAATGCAGATCCATGCGCACCGGTTTTTCCCAGCGCCGCAGCTTCGACACGGTCGGTCTGGCAATGAAGGCGCCGTTGCGGTGCTCGTATTCGTCGTAGAGCGCCACATTGACGAAGTTATCAATCAACTGGTGCCGGTGGAAGGGCGCATCGCGCGGCGCGACATCGGTGCGCAGCAGCCCCTGCGCCAGAAGATTGTCCTGCACCTGCTGGAAATAGGCCGAAAGCGCGAGACTGTCCTGCGAGCGCGGCGCGACCTTGGGTGGGCCGGAGGATTTCGGGGGGGCCAGAAGCGGGCGCGGCGTCGCGCGCGGTGCCTGTGCCGAGCCGTCCATTCCGGGCAGGTTCGAGCAGCCGAGCACCGCCAGCAGGCAAAGGCCGAGCCCTGCGATGCGCAGCCTCGGGCCGTGTGATCCCGCAGGGATGCCCGATCTGGAGGGCGTGCTCGGGCCGGAGGTCATGCTCGGGGGGCTCCTTTATCTGCGGAGCTGCGCGGGCTGCGGGCCGAGGCCAGTGTATCGCGCAGGCGGCCTTCCATCTGGACCAGCTCGGCTTCCGCCGCAGCGCGCTGGCGCTTGCCTTCGTCGGCGATCGAGAGGCTGTCCTCGATGGTGGCGATCAGCGTCTCGTTGGCCTGACGCACGGCAGCGATGTCGAAAACGCCGCGCTCCATTTCCTGCCGCACGGTCTGGTTGGCCTGACGCAGGTTCTCGGCATTGGCGGTCAGCAGTTCATTGGTCAGGTCATTGGCGGCCTTCACGGCACCTGCAGCCTCGGCCGAACGCTGGATGGTCACCGCCTGAGCCAGCTGGGTCTCCCACAGAGGCACGGTATTCACCAGCGTCGAGTTGATTTTCGACACCAGCGCCTTGTCGTTTTCCTGCACCAGCCGGATCGAGGGCAGCGATTGCATCGTCACCTGACGGGTGAGTTTGAGGTCATGCACGCGGCGCTCCAGATCATCGCGGGCGGCACGGATATCGCGCAGCTCCTGCGCGCGGATCAGCTTGTCGGTCTCGCTGGCCTGCGCCACCTCGGCCTCTTTCGCGGGGATGATCTCGGCATCGGCCTGCGCCAGCTTGGCCTCGCCCGCCGCAATATAGAGCGCGAGCTCATCGTAGAATTTCAGCGTCTTGGTATAGAGAAGATCGAGCGATTTTACATCCTTGAGCAGCTTCGTCTCATGGGACAGAAGCACATCGCTGATCTTGTCGATCTGGCCCTGGACCTCCTCGTAACGGGCGAGGAATTTGGCAAAGGGAGCGGCGCGTCCCATCAGCTTTTCCCACCAGCTCTGCTTGCGGCGCACATCCAGTTCACTGACCGAGAACCCGCGCAGGGTGGTCACGATATTGCGCAGGCTGTCGCCCGCAGGGCCGGTATCCTTGTTCTTCACATCGACCAGCATGGCCTGGCTGATTTCCTGCAGCTCGGACTGGGCGCGGGTGCCGAAACGTAGGATCGTGTTGGAATCGCTCAGATCCACCTCGTCCATGCGCGAGCGGATCTCGATGGCGGTCGGAGCCTCGGCGCCCTCGAGCGCCACGCCCACCTCCTGCGGATCAGGCAGCCGGATCGCGGCCACCTGTTCGATTTCGCTCACATTTTTGGCGGCGGCTTCGCGGGTCGTGTCGCTCATAGGATGGTCTCCTCAGGGCTTTCGGTGTCATTTATGCGCGGACGGAGGGGGCGGGGCAATGCCTTCCCGCTCCAGCCGTTCGCGCAGCACGTCGATTTCGATCTCCAGCCCCTCGCGACCGCTCTCGATGAGCTGGCGCGATTTGGCGGTAAAATTGCGTTCGAGGTCATCGAGAAGGGTCTCGTAACCGGCCCGCGCCTCAGCGTCGCGCGTCTGGGCATATAGGTCGGCAAAGCGGATGGTCGCATCACGCGCGCCTTCGAGATAGAGCGTCAGATAGCGCCGCGCCGCGCGCAGATCGTTGGGGTCTTCCTCGACCGTGCGGAAGAGATCGCGGGCATGGGTGGCAAAGATCTCGACCCGCGCGGTCAGCTGGGGCGTGCAGGCGCGGGCGATGGCCTCGCGCATGGCGGCCAGATGCGCCTCGCCGGTGGCGATGGCCTCGGCGGCACGCTCCTGCTGGAATGGGTCGATGCCCTCGAGCCCCTTATCCTTCAGCGGGTCGATCCCGAAGGCCACGAGGCCCAGAACGGTGCCGATGAGGCCGCAGCCTATGGCGCCCGTCAGCCCCATCTCCTGCGCGCCGATCGCCAGCCCGAGGCCAAAGCCGAGGCTGCCCAGTATCTTGCGGGGAAGGGCGGGGCGGCGGGCCTTGCCACGCGCCTCATAGGCGGCTTGCGCTTTCAGCCCCTCGCGCAGCAAAAGCGCCGCACCCGCACAAAACCCAAAGCCCAGAATACCGCGTGCCAGTCCCACCGGCCCGTCGCCGAAAGCGCCAAAAAGGAAGGGCAGGGCACAGACCGCCAGCCAGAAGGGGCGGCCCTCATAGGGGTGCTCGGGGCGGGGCAGCCGCTCGGTAGGGATGTCTTCCTGTCCGGCGCTGCGGGGCGGGGCATCGGGGCTGTATCTGCCAGAGAAACGGCGGGCCATGGCTCAGACGCTGCCTGTTGCCGCGATCTTCAGCACCAGCGCCAGCATCAGCAGGAAGGCGATGCGCTGGATGGCTTTTTGCGACATGGGTCCCCCTAAACTTGCCCGAATGGTCATGGTGGTGCTCATCTTAAGCGGAGAATAGGTATTTCGGCACGTCTGTGCCAGAGGGGGATGGCAGAAAAGCGCCCATACGCAGGCGCTCTGTCATGACATCTGTATGAGCTATGGGGCCGGAACGACAAACGGCGCCAGATCTCTCTGGCGCCGTTCGATGTTTACTTATTCGCTGCGGGGCTTGCGCGGACCTTTGGAGCCAGAGCCGCGCGGTCCGTTGCTACGGGGGGCATCCCCACGGGGGCCGCCTTTGAAGCCGCCGCCCGGTTTGCCACCAAATTTCTTGTCACCGAAGGAACGGCCTTCGCCGCCTTCACGACGCGGACGGTCACCGAATTTCTTGTCCCCAAAAGAACGGCCTTCGCCACCCTCACGACGCGGACGGTCGCCGAATTTCTTGTCACCGAAGGAACGGCCTTCGCCGCCTTCACGACGCGGACGGTCGCCGAACTTCTTGTCACCGAAGGAACGGCCTTCGCCGCCTTCACGGCGCGGGCGGTCGCCGAACTTCTTGTCACCGAAGGAACGGCCTTCGCCGCCTTCACGGCGCGGGCGGTCGCCGAACTTCTTGTCACCGAAGGAACGGCCTTCGCCGCCTTCGCGACGCGGACGGTCGCCGAACTTCTTGTCACCGAAGGAACGGCCTTCGCCGCCTTCGCGACGCGGACGGTCACCGAATTTCTTGTCACCGAAGGAGCGGCCTTCGCCGCCTTCACGGCGCGGGCGGTCACCGAACTTCTTGTCACCGAAGGAACGGCCCTCGCCGCCTTCACGGCGCGGACGGTCGCCGAACTTCTTGTCGCCGAAGGAGCGGCCTTCGCCACCTTCACGACGCGGACGGTCGCCGAACTTCTTGTCACCGAAGGAACGGGTGTCGCTGCGATCTTCGCGCGGTGCGCTGCGCTTTTCGGGCGACCAGCGTTCCTTGCGCGGACGGTCCTCTCCCTCGGTGCGCGGTGCGCGCTCGGGACGGTCGCCACGGCCTGCGAAATCCTTCTGGCGGCCGAAGCTGCGCTCGGAAGTGCCACGGCCCTCGCCATCCTCGCGGTCGAAGCGTTTCGGGCCACGGTCCCCGAATTTCTTGTCGCCAAATTTCTTGTCACCGAAGCTGCGGCCCCCGCGGTCGCCGCGATCACCACGGTCACCGAACCTGCCGCGCGGGCGCTCGCCATCATCGCGACGACCCGCAGATTTGCTGCGGTCGGCGGGTTGGGCGTTGGGCGTGTCTTCCAGAAGGCTTCCCAGCTGGTCATGGAGCACGCGGCGCTTGATTTCCACCACATCACCCGGTTGCATCTCGTTGAGGCGGAACGGGCCATAGCTTACGCGGATCAGGCGGTTCACGGTCATGCCGATCTCGGTCATGGCGCGGCGGATCTCGCGGTTCTTGCCTTCGCGCAGGCCCACGGTCAGCCAGGCATTTGCGCCCTGCTGGCGGTCGAGAGTGATCTCCATCGGCTGGAAATCCTCGCCATCGATGGTGATGCCGGCCCGCAGCGGGTTGAAGGTCTCGGGTGTCGGGCGGCCATTCACGCGCACGCGGTATTTGCGCAGCCAGCCGGTTTCGGGCAGCTCGAGGCGGCGCTTGAGGCCGCCATCATTGGTCAGAAGCAGAAGACCCTCGGAATTGAGATCGAGACGGCCGACATTGAGCACACGCGGCATACCTTCGGGCATCTCGTCGAAGATCGTGCGGCGGCCCTGCTCGTCTTTCTCGGTGGTGACCAGACCCAGCGGTTTGTAATAGAGCCAGACACGGGTTTCCTGCGGCGCGTCGATGGGTTTGCCGTCGATGGTAACCTTGTCCTTGGGCGTGACATCAAGAGCGGGTGAGGCCGCCTGTTTGCCATTGACCGCCACGCGGCCTGCGAGGATCAGCTTTTCCGCATCGCGGCGCGAGGCCACGCCCGAGCGCGCGATAACCTTGGCGATACGTTCGCCGGAAGAGGGCGTCGTATCCGGTTTCGGCGTGTTGTTGGAATCATTGGTCATGGCAGGCGGCTCCCGAGGCGGTCTTGAAGGCGCCTCTCTATAGTGTCTTATCTCCTGTGGGAAGAGCCTTGCACGAGAGAAGCGAAACGGCCAAGAGAAGATATGTTCAGAAGTTTCATGGATCAGGCGCTGGAGGAGGCGCGGGCGGCCGCTTTGCGCGGCGAGGTGCCGGTCGGGGCGGTGATCGTTGCGCCATCGGGGCAGGTGGTGGCACGCGCCGGAAACCGCACCCGCGAGCTATGCGATCCGACCGCCCATGCCGAGGTGCTGGCCATCCGCGAGGCCTGCCGGAAGGTGGGATCGGAGCGGCTGGTGGGGCATGATCTCTACGTCACGCTGGAGCCATGCCCGATCTGCGCGGGCACGATCGCGGCGGCGCGGATCCGGCGGCTCTATTATGGCGCCGCAGATGTCAAATCGGGCGGTGTGGCGCAGGGCGCGCGGGTATTCTCGCATCCGCAATGCCATCATGCGCCCGAGATCTATGACGGTTTGGCCGCCGCCGAGGCCGAGGCGCTTCTGAAGGGGTTCTTTGCGGCGCGGCGGGACGGGTAGCGGGAGCAGGGGCTTTGCCCTTCTTCGACTGCGTCGAATTCACCCCAGGATATTTGAGGACGCTGGAAAAGGCGGTGGTTTCGCGCTTGACCATACGCGGCCATCCGGCCTAAGGCTCGGGTTGCGCAGGGGGCCGGATGGCCGCGGCGGTTCGTAGCTCTGCTTTTGCAGACAGCCGGATCGCCGAGGAAAGTCCGGACTCCATGAAGTGACGGTGCCGGGTAACGCCCGGCGGGGGTAACCCCAGGGATAGCGCCACAGAGAACAGACCGCCCTGCATCATGCACGGGTAAGGGTGAAACGGTGGGGTAAGAGCCCACCGCGGGACTGGTAACAGGACCGGCATGGCAAGCCCCACCGGGAGCAACGCCGAATAGGGATCGCGTGCCGCGGGCATCTGTCTGACGGTAGGGGAGCTTCGCCCCGAGTGATCCGGGTTGGCAGCTGGAGCCTGCAGGCAACTGCAGGCCTAGAGGAATGGTCATCAAGGGGGGCAACCCCTGAACAGAATCCGGCTTACAGGCCCCCTGCGCAAAATTTCTTCGGCTGATAGTGAAATTTCCCGAGAAGGGTGCGATTGGCTGTTGACTCTGGGGTGAGTCTGGCTAAAAGGCGGGCTTCAAGGATTTCGATGGCAGTGACGCGGATGTTGGCTGCCTGACTCAGGAGATGAAACATGGCGAAGCCGACGACGCAAAAGATCCGTCTGAACTCGACGGCGGGCACCGGGCACTTCTATGTGACCAAGAAGAATGCCCGCACCATGACCGAGAAAATGGTCGTGAAGAAATACGACCCGGTTGTGCGTAAGCACGTCGAATACAAAGAAGGCAAGATCAAGTAAGATCTGACCGTCTTTGACGAAGCGAAAGCCGCCCTTGGGCGGTTTTTTGCTGTTTTGATGACCGATTCCGGCTGCGAGATTATGTGGTCCGGTTGCCGGAGCTAGGCTGTGGCGATGGATCTACATTTTTTCTGAATGCGCGCGGACGCTATGCGCCTGCAATTGCAGCCCTGGGGCAGGTTGTGGCTG
Protein-coding regions in this window:
- the proC gene encoding pyrroline-5-carboxylate reductase, which codes for MDFSDISERGLVLLGCGKMGSAMLAGWLKGGLDPKSVTVIAPRPSDWVRSTGVRINEDLPASPAVVLLAVKPQKMGEALPQLAALGNGATLFLSVAAGLTLAKYEGILGAQTPIVRAMPNTPSAIGRGITAIIGNAPVSDAQMDQAEGLLQAIGQVVRLDAEDQMDAVTAVSGSGPAYVFHLIETLAAAGVAQGLPEDLAMKLAKATVGGAGQLAEDAPEDPSQLRVNVTSPGGTTAAALAVLMDETSGFPALLERAVKAAADRGRELGA
- a CDS encoding tRNA-binding protein: MSVTFEDFLKLDIRVGRITRADPFPEARKPAIKLWIDFGGEIGEKRSSAQITTHYAPETLVGKQVMAVVNFPPRQIGPVMSEVLVLGVPDEEGGIVLIGPDQDVPEGGRLH
- the dtd gene encoding D-aminoacyl-tRNA deacylase — encoded protein: MRALLQRVTSAKVEVDGQITGEIGRGLLVLVCAMDGDTEVQAEKLAARVSKLRIFKDEAGKMNRSVSDVGGACLVVSQFTLAADTRTGNRPGFSSAAAPETGKHLYEYFSEALRKLDLPVENGIFAADMAVSLTNDGPITIWLDTADRA
- a CDS encoding toxic anion resistance protein, whose translation is MSDTTREAAAKNVSEIEQVAAIRLPDPQEVGVALEGAEAPTAIEIRSRMDEVDLSDSNTILRFGTRAQSELQEISQAMLVDVKNKDTGPAGDSLRNIVTTLRGFSVSELDVRRKQSWWEKLMGRAAPFAKFLARYEEVQGQIDKISDVLLSHETKLLKDVKSLDLLYTKTLKFYDELALYIAAGEAKLAQADAEIIPAKEAEVAQASETDKLIRAQELRDIRAARDDLERRVHDLKLTRQVTMQSLPSIRLVQENDKALVSKINSTLVNTVPLWETQLAQAVTIQRSAEAAGAVKAANDLTNELLTANAENLRQANQTVRQEMERGVFDIAAVRQANETLIATIEDSLSIADEGKRQRAAAEAELVQMEGRLRDTLASARSPRSSADKGAPRA
- a CDS encoding thymidine kinase; this encodes MAKLYFHYSTMNAGKSTLLLQASHNYVERGMQTLLVTAQLDTRAGTGRIGSRIGIGADALCFTPETDMFAMIEDRLAQGPCACVFIDEAQFLTREQVWALARACDDLGIPVMCYGLRVDFMGELFPGSAALLALADDMREVRTICHCGRKATMVVRMGPDGQALRGGDQVQVGGNETYVSLCRRHWREAMGQ
- a CDS encoding SPFH domain-containing protein; protein product: MGILDFLSGEFIDVISWVDDTRDTMVWRFERQGHAIKYGAKLTVREGQAAVFVHEGQLADVFTPGLYLLETNNMPILTTLQHWDHGFKSPFQSEIYFVNTTRFTDLKWGTKNPVITRDPEFGPVRLRAFGTYAARVTDPAKFITEIVGTDGEFTADEVSYQLRNIIVQEFSRALAGANIPVLDMAANTADLGKLVAEAIAPTIAEYGLGLPEFYIENISLPSEVETVLDKRTSMGIVGDLNRYMQFNAAEAMGQPGSGASAGMGAAMGAGLGAGMGMAMGQQMGGPWGQPAHTAPQAGPWGQMAPQGVAPGQAPAPQGTAAPPPPPPPAVEKVWHMAVNGQTLGPFGRGQLAQMKAEGQFTRASLVWAPGQSGWLAAEEIPELAQLFTIQPPPPPGA
- a CDS encoding primosomal protein N' (replication factor Y) - superfamily II helicase translates to MKLPQVPRAVRRDTPSVYPCEACGADLRFNPGETRMVCDHCGHMQDIPAITHRGESGLRELPLAPVLVQGLPETESIGQRHLSCPNCSAQIELGPDQQATECPFCATPIVAEAGGARQFAPQGVLPFTVTETEARAALTKWLKGRWFAPNGLAEFARKGRRMTGVYAPFWTFDARSRTRYSGQRGDYYYETRLVTVNENGQTVRREEQERRIRWTPVTGQVARDFDDVLVYAARSLPDDHVGRLHPWNLSRVAAYDGSFLAGFSAESYTVEIPEAHHQAQAKMLQVIQSDIRRDIGGDTQRLGAMDPQFHDETFKHILLPIWSAAYRFQGRSYRFIVNGQTGVVSGDRPWSVWKIALAALLAALVAGVLFYIAR
- a CDS encoding YbjN domain-containing protein, yielding MALSDDYIGDDAHPIDVVEDLAEAHAWEFNRVTDDQIAMVVEGQWRSYSLTLAWSDQDEVLRLIMTFEMDPPAERLPVLYDMMNRANDQVWSGSFVYWPEQRLMAWRYGLVLAGGQCASIQQLDEMIGTALMSAERFYPAFQLGCWGNRTAADAIQVAIAEAYGRA
- a CDS encoding DUF2927 domain-containing protein, giving the protein MTSGPSTPSRSGIPAGSHGPRLRIAGLGLCLLAVLGCSNLPGMDGSAQAPRATPRPLLAPPKSSGPPKVAPRSQDSLALSAYFQQVQDNLLAQGLLRTDVAPRDAPFHRHQLIDNFVNVALYDEYEHRNGAFIARPTVSKLRRWEKPVRMDLHFGASIPEEERLKDTATVRAYAGKLASASGHPVSLVPDNGNFSILVLNEDEREKSQDLLRKMVPGIDESSIHAITNLPTTTFCVVFAFSEGDRSDYSRAVAIIRGEHPDAMRESCYDEELAQGLGLANDYPRARPSIFNDDEEFARLTRQDELMLKMLYDPRLRPGMSEDEAMPVIRQVAAELMPND